Proteins from one Bradyrhizobium amphicarpaeae genomic window:
- a CDS encoding SDR family oxidoreductase, giving the protein MRLQGRTAIITGAGSGIGRASAKLFAEEGARLALVDRDAEGLEETLNLVGEATTHVGDVGDADLAESVVAAVVAMHGRLDVLMTAAGFSVGGTVLTTSVDDWDAVFRANVGGTWLWARAAVPRMQQQKRGSIITLASQLAIAGGKGNSAYIAAKGAIVSLTRTMAVDFAIDGIRVNAIAPGAIDTPMLRRSFARHKNSDEVREASRNRHAMKRFGVAEEIAQTALHLASDASSFTTGTVMVVDGGWLAA; this is encoded by the coding sequence ATGCGGCTACAGGGGCGCACGGCCATCATCACCGGCGCGGGCTCGGGTATCGGCCGCGCCAGCGCCAAGCTGTTTGCGGAGGAGGGGGCGCGTCTTGCGCTCGTCGATCGCGATGCAGAGGGCCTCGAGGAAACACTGAACCTTGTGGGAGAGGCAACGACACATGTCGGTGACGTCGGTGATGCCGATCTGGCGGAGTCCGTCGTCGCGGCTGTCGTGGCCATGCACGGCCGGCTCGACGTCCTGATGACCGCGGCCGGATTCTCCGTCGGCGGCACGGTGCTGACGACGAGCGTGGACGATTGGGATGCCGTGTTCCGCGCCAATGTCGGCGGCACCTGGCTGTGGGCGCGAGCCGCGGTGCCGCGGATGCAGCAGCAGAAGCGCGGCTCGATCATCACGCTGGCGTCGCAGCTTGCGATTGCCGGCGGCAAGGGCAACAGCGCCTACATCGCCGCCAAGGGCGCCATCGTCAGCCTGACGCGGACGATGGCAGTGGATTTCGCCATCGACGGCATTCGCGTCAACGCCATCGCGCCGGGGGCGATCGATACGCCGATGCTTCGCCGCAGCTTTGCCCGGCACAAGAATTCGGACGAGGTGCGCGAAGCGTCCCGCAACCGGCATGCCATGAAGCGGTTCGGCGTGGCCGAGGAGATCGCGCAGACCGCTTTGCATCTGGCGAGCGATGCCTCCTCGTTCACGACCGGCACGGTGATGGTGGTCGACGGAGGCTGGCTCGCGGCATGA
- a CDS encoding NAD(P)-binding domain-containing protein, translating to MSEALTKLEADIRADLAMIAHPHAAWLEPKIGPDGNAALDVLIVGAGQSGIAIGFGLMRSRVSNILLIDKAEEGKEGPWLTYARMPTLRSPKDYTGPDLDIPSLTYQSWHEARFGKENWQTLNLILREHWAEYLLWLRRTIGLPVRNGCELLEIAPASNGLLAARVKRADAIETLYARKIVLASGQEGMGEWMIPEHLRDLPAGSVATVADEIDFESLRGKRVAVIGAGASAFDNAATALEAGASEVHLLCRRAQIQVIQPYRWLTFRGFLRHLSDLDDAWRWRFMRTILDMREGFPQPTYDRCARHANFALHEGAPLEAARATGKGIELQTPRGAIAADFVICGTGIDMNFAARDELSGFAGNIATWADRYRPPDNERNERLGRFPYLADDYAFTERVPGKTPWISDIHLFAIASTMSFGASGSSINAMTTAVPKLVNGLTRGLFRADVERHWASLSAYDVPQAVVARPARKMEDSR from the coding sequence ATGAGTGAGGCGCTGACCAAACTTGAAGCGGACATTCGCGCCGATCTCGCCATGATCGCGCATCCCCACGCCGCCTGGCTCGAACCGAAGATCGGGCCGGATGGCAACGCTGCACTGGACGTGCTCATCGTCGGCGCCGGCCAGTCCGGCATCGCCATCGGCTTCGGCCTGATGCGCTCCCGCGTCAGCAACATCCTGCTGATCGACAAGGCCGAGGAGGGCAAGGAGGGCCCCTGGCTGACCTATGCCCGCATGCCCACGCTGCGCAGCCCGAAGGATTATACGGGGCCCGACCTCGATATCCCGAGCCTGACCTATCAGTCCTGGCATGAAGCCCGCTTCGGCAAGGAGAACTGGCAGACGCTGAACCTGATCCTCCGAGAGCATTGGGCAGAATATCTGCTTTGGCTGCGGCGGACGATCGGCTTGCCGGTGCGTAACGGCTGCGAGCTTCTGGAGATCGCGCCTGCATCGAACGGCCTGCTTGCCGCGCGCGTGAAACGCGCCGATGCGATCGAGACGCTCTATGCCCGCAAGATCGTGCTGGCTAGCGGGCAGGAGGGCATGGGCGAGTGGATGATTCCGGAGCATTTGCGTGATCTGCCGGCAGGCTCGGTCGCAACTGTCGCCGACGAGATCGACTTCGAAAGCCTCCGCGGCAAACGTGTTGCCGTGATCGGTGCCGGCGCATCCGCTTTCGACAATGCAGCGACCGCGCTGGAGGCAGGCGCCAGTGAGGTGCACCTGTTATGCCGCCGCGCGCAGATCCAGGTGATCCAACCCTACCGCTGGCTGACCTTCCGCGGTTTCCTGCGGCATCTGAGCGATCTCGACGATGCCTGGCGCTGGCGCTTCATGCGCACCATCCTCGACATGCGGGAAGGCTTCCCGCAGCCGACCTATGATCGATGCGCGCGTCATGCCAATTTCGCCTTGCATGAAGGCGCGCCACTCGAAGCCGCGCGGGCGACCGGAAAAGGCATTGAATTGCAGACGCCGCGCGGCGCCATCGCGGCGGACTTCGTCATCTGCGGCACCGGCATCGACATGAACTTTGCCGCGCGCGACGAGCTCTCCGGTTTCGCCGGCAATATCGCGACCTGGGCCGACCGCTACCGGCCGCCGGACAACGAGCGCAACGAACGGCTCGGCCGCTTCCCCTATCTCGCTGATGATTACGCCTTCACCGAGCGCGTGCCCGGAAAGACGCCCTGGATCTCCGACATCCATCTCTTCGCCATTGCGTCGACGATGAGCTTCGGCGCTTCGGGATCGTCCATCAATGCGATGACGACCGCAGTGCCGAAACTGGTGAACGGCCTGACGCGCGGCCTGTTTCGCGCGGATGTGGAACGGCACTGGGCCTCGCTCAGCGCGTACGACGTGCCGCAGGCCGTGGTTGCGCGGCCAGCGCGAAAAATGGAGGACTCGCGATGA